The Malus domestica chromosome 13, GDT2T_hap1 genome includes a window with the following:
- the LOC114823239 gene encoding pentatricopeptide repeat-containing protein At1g50270-like: MDCGCVDEAWAVFNQMPEKDVISCTEMIRANVKRGCFNEGLKLFRQMVGDGVKPDPLSVSSVLPACARMSAGKHGKETRGFLLRHGIRMNLTVLNALVDMYVKSGFIKSAAKVFARLKYRDLVSWTVMITGYSLHGQGKIGVDLFCQMEKETSTQIDEITYAAVLHACVAARMVEEGKFYFNCIKTPTVAHCALFVTLLSRSELFYEAKNFIADKKTAADPVMPEQELKDYEINLKDCRPMVLNALFMLFSSKSPRQYLHQYLKTHRGPAMASLSITAALSSSVSGLAAANDFNDRRQTTSRS, translated from the coding sequence ATGGACTGTGGCTGTGTCGACGAAGCTTGGGCAGTTTTCAACCAAATGCCGGAGAAAGATGTCATTTCTTGCACAGAAATGATTCGTGCCAATGTGAAGAGGGGATGCTTCAATGAGGGTCTTAAGCTGTTTAGGCAGATGGTTGGAGACGGGGTGAAACCTGATCCGCTCTCGGTCTCTAGTGTTCTCCCAGCATGCGCAAGAATGTCTGCAGGTAAACATGGCAAAGAGACTCGTGGATTCTTGCTGCGACATGGTATTCGAATGAATCTCACCGTTCTGAATGCTCTTGTGGACATGTATGTCAAGTCGGGATTTATCAAATCAGCTGCAAAAGTTTTTGCCAGGTTGAAGTACAGAGATCTTGTTTCGTGGACAGTGATGATAACTGGGTACAGCTTACACGGACAAGGAAAGATCGGAGTAGATTTATTCTGCCAAATGGAGAAGGAAACGAGTACACAGATCGATGAAATCACCTATGCTGCTGTCCTTCATGCTTGCGTTGCAGCACGCATGGTCGAGGAAGGGAAGTTTTACTTCAACTGCATCAAGACACCTACAGTTGCACATTGTGCTTTGTTCGTAACTCTTCTATCGCGTTCTGAGCTGTTTTATGAGGCAAAGAACTTTATTGCCGATAAAAAGACCGCAGCGGATCCCGTCATGCCTGAACAAGAGCTCAAGGACTACGAGATCAACCTTAAGGATTGCAGGCCCATGGTGCTCAACGCCCTCTTCATGCTTTTCTCGTCAAAATCACCTCGCCAGTACCTGCACCAGTATCTTAAAACTCATCGAGGTCCTGCCATGGCGTCTCTGTCCATCACAGCTGCCCTGTCCTCCTCCGTCTCTGGCCTCGCAGCTGCCAACGACTTCAacgaccgccgtcaaacgactagccggtcgtga